In the Pongo abelii isolate AG06213 chromosome 18, NHGRI_mPonAbe1-v2.0_pri, whole genome shotgun sequence genome, GAGGCAGAACTAGGAGGGCCCTGGAAGTCAGGGGGCCTGGGATGGACAGCCCTCTGTGGGCCCCTCCACTGGGGTTCCCAAGGGCCTTGCCCCTGTTAGTGTCGGGAATGGCCCAGTCTTTGTTGCACCAAATAAACTCCTTGATTTGCAGACTTTTTTTCTCTGCTCGAAAGTAGGTGGGAAAGCAGATGTTGCTAATTGCCCTGGAAGCAGTGCTGGGGCCCTGGGGGGCTGCCTGAGTCTGGGAGGGGCTGCTCTGATCCTTCTCTGGGCCCCCCTCAGTAGGAGGCTTGGTCTCAAGGCTCCAGTGGGAGAGGTTAACACACACTAAGCAATCGCTGCAGGCACCTTCCCCTACCCTCGCCTTTTTTGGTGTCTTCCTCGGCCAGATGCAGGCAGCTGGAGAAGTCCTTCCCCACCCTTGGACCTGCAAATAAAGCAGCATGTTACTCCTCCAGCTGAGGGGCCCAAACCGTCCTTGCTCCAATTTTGGCCACATTCCCATTTTGGCAGTCTTATGTGAaacaatattcttatttttatttattgtttcactACCCCTTCCCCTactaataattttcttaaaattcattcacttaaaaaaaaattccttcaaagTTGCAAAGCATGTAAAAAAAGTGTAATACCTACTTTCACCCCTATAAAGCAATAACAGTATTTGTAATAGTATTTGTTAATCCTAAATACTAGCAAGGGCATTTGTTAATACTAAAATACTACGCAATAGTATTTGTAAATGGCCACTTTGATGTGCTGActatatttcttttcaaatgcatatttaaattcgaagctattaaaataaaatgaaaaccgtTCATACTTGTCCCACCAACAAGGATTTCGAGCACCGCCAGTCTCTGCTTCCCATACCTGGGGAACACTGTTGCTTGGAGAGGCTGGAAGGAGACCGAGGAGCAGAGGCAGGTTCTGGAATGCAGAGGAGCCCTGCATACCCAGGGATACCTACTCCCCATCCACGCCCAGAGTCCTCTGGCTCATCTTGCCACAGAGATCACCATTAAAAAAGGGTTGCCAGTAAAAATACAGGACCACATTTTGGACATACTTATATtgataaattaggtattgttTATCTGGTAATCCTATGTTTAATCACTGGATTAGACCAAGTTTTCTTATagtattatgcttttttttttttttttagttttcttatagttttaaatataGGATTCTATGATTGATTCTAAGAATTGTTTAAGAGTAAGCCTgcagaccaggcgcagtggctcaggcctgtaatcccagcactttgggaggctgaggtgggcagatcacctaaggtcaagagttcgaaaccagcctggccaatatggtgaaaccccgtctctactaaaaatacaaaaattagctgggcatggtgagcacctataatcccagctacttaggaggctgagacaggagaatcacttgaactcaggaggcagaggttgcagtgagccaagattgtgccattgtactccagcctgggtgacaaagagagactccatctcaggaaaaaaaaaacaacaaaaaaaccccacagagtTCTAAGTAGAACCATTAGGAAAGAAGCCTCAGTTCTCTCAGGGAGTTCAGCACAGCTGTTAACGAGCTCAGGGTTCTAGAGTCCAGGAGACCTGGATTCAAGCCCTGCCTTGGCTACTTATTGGCTGGGTGATCTCGAGCATGTTACTTTATCTTCCGAGTGACTCGGTATATTCATCCACAAAGCGAGGCTGGGAAGAAAACTTGCCCCATATGGCTATTGAGATGTTAGATGAATTAATTTATCCAAAGCACTTAATACTGTGCTGTCCACATACTAAGTGGCCATAAATACCCACAGTAGGTGCTGCTATTATCATCAGTAATATTTTACCTCGATTCCAGGGTTTCTACATGCCATTGATTCCACATTTTTTGGTAATATTAACTACTTTTGGAAAAAACAGGTTTGCACCAAAACACTGATGTGCGAGAGACAGAAAAGCTGTGACTCAGGAAGATACTTACTGCCTCTTCCCATCCAGTTCCAATAATAAACTCTTTGGCTTTTTCATCTTGTTCAAGCGTAATGTCACTGATATCGAGAAGAcaataaacatgatttttttcactttttccatcTGGACAAGTATAGGTTGGTTCTGTTTCTTCTGTGAAttgaatttcattattttcagcattttctAAGTCAGTCTCATTTTTCTGACAGAGATCCATTACTGTGATGGTTGCTTAAAGTTTTTAACATCTTCTTGCTGTTTGAAAACATGAATGGAACTTcgtttttaatattaattttttttttaaaaaagcaattcaaTACTCAGGTGAAATATCTTCAAGACACATTCAGGAATAtggccggccacggtggctcatgcctgtaattccaggaattactttgagaggccaaggcaggcggatcacttgaggtcaggagtttgtgagcagtctgcccaacatggtgaaagcccgtctctactaaaaataaggcgggtgccagtaatcccagctactcgggaggctgaggcaggagaatcacttgaacccaggaggcagaggttgcagtgagctgagattggccactgcactccagcctgggttagagagtgagattatgtctcaaaaaaaaaaaaaaaaaaaaagaaaagaaagaaagaaacattcagGAATAGACTGAGAACAAATATTATGAAACCATCCACTGCCAACCACTGGCACTATGAAAGATAAGGCAGCCAGGagcgatggctcacacttgtattctcagcactttgggaggctgaggctgatggaacctgaggtcaggagtttgaggccagcctggccaacatggcgaaaccccatctctaccaaaaatacaaaattagctgggtgtggtggtgcgcacctgtaatcccagctactcgggaggctgaggcaggagaatcacttgaatccaggaggtggaggttgcagtgagccgagatcacgctattgcactccagcctgggcaacagagtgagactctgtctcaaaaaaaagaagatatgaaGAGAcatagggagaagatggccatctacaagccaaagacaGCAGCCTGGAACAGAGCCTCCTCTCACAACCCTCAGAAGGAACAAACCCTGCCAatactttgattttggactttgagAATCCAGACCTATGAggtaatacatttctgttatttaagccactcagtctgtggtacaTTGTCATGATGCCCCTAGCAAAGTAAAACAGTAGGTGATGGTGATAACCCTATCTACCATTAATGGATGTTTTTCTGGAAAATGCACTTGGCATTTAGAATCTAGACAAAGGGTCTGGAAAGTTGTAATCCTGATCAGAGCCAAAGAGCTGAACAGTTCCAGTCCTGTTTACCGGCTGTGTCCATTGAGCAATGACTTACTTTTCTGGGTctgtttgctcatctataaaaagggCAAAagtggctgggtgcgatggctcactcctgtaatcccagcactttgggaggccgagctgggtggatcatttgaggttaggtgtttgagaccagcctgaccaacatggtgaaaccctatctctactaaaaatacaaaaaagttagccaggtgtggtggtgcacacctgtagtcctggctactcaggaggctgcagcaggagaatttcttaaacttgggaggcagaggttgtagtgagccaagatcacgccactgcactccagcctgggcgacagagtaagaatccatctcaaaaaaaaaaaaaaaaaaaaaaggcaaaagcatGCATGATACCTTCCTACAGATGCAGAAATTAACTAGAATACCTGAGCAGTGACCACCAAAGCTCTGGCTCAAATGCTGATAAGCACCCAGTGTCTTCTCAAGAAGTTCCTTGCTTGTGATAAGACAGAAGCCACAGGGGACACCCACTCCTTGCTTTTTCTCAGCCAAACATGACCCATGCCAGAAAactagtttttttcattttttgtttaggAAAAGATCAGTACTTCTTATGACAAATCTGTTTAATTACCATTTTGACTTTTTCACATAagcttagtttttttgttttgttttgttttgcttttgagacagagtctcactctgttgcccatgctggagtgcagtggtgcgatcttagctcattgACAAAATTTACTGGAGTAAATTTTGCATAATTTCAAGTTGGAAGTtgtacctccgcctcccaggttcaagcaattctcctgcctcagcctcccaagtagctgggattacaggcatgagtcaccatgcctggccaacactaCATTTTTATAAGCACTTTACTTATGTAATGAGGGTTCATAAGGAACTATATTGATTCCTTGTGACTCAAAACTAAGAATCATCCCTGAGTCGATTAACACAGTATTATTAATCAAAAGGTCAGATTACTGCATACCAGATCACCAGATGCACCTTCAGAACACTGGTGTACTTCAGGCAGGATCAAGACGCTCCGCTACCGAAAGAGAATATTGGTggtcttttcctaattaaaaagaaattcagttAGTGGATAGGAAAGTTGTATTTTAAGTTTCTCTTCTCTAAACATACTATCAAGTTTTTTttgtctcgctccgttgcccaggctggagtgcagtggtgtgatctcaactcactgaaacctctgcctcccgggttcaagcaattctcctgcctcaacctcccaggaagctaagactacaggcgcctgccaccatgcccggctaatttttttgtaactgTCAAGTTTTATTACCCATTCTTGTCTTCCAGCTCATGTTAGCAGATGACACGCAGAAATGGACAAGAATCAATAGAGAAGATCAAAGAAAAGAGTGGATATGTGATTCCTTGCAATTTGTATGCAGTTTTACTTTTATGTTGGAATGCAGACatctatattcatataatattttCTGGTAGTAAAATTATGCCTGACTTACACATTTGACATAAACCAAGAGCTCATACCATCCCATTTCTTGGCTTCCATTGGACTTTACAACCTGATTCAGTTTGAGAATCACCAGGATAAAGCATACATCAAAGTCCATACAAACGTTTTCCACCACATCAAGAAAACACAAAGATCACAGTGAAGATGTTGCCATGGAGATGCATTTGCAGATGCAACTCTAAAACTGGATTTAGAGTACAAAGCGGGAAAGCTCAAAGATGTAGGCCAGAAGGTATTAAACTCTATTACACAAGCTATTAAAGTGATTAGAACCAACATATACAAAAGAAATAGTTGACTCTGATCCAAGCCCCCAAAATGCATGTTTGAATAAACaagaataaacccaaagaaaaatTGATCAAAGAACTTAAGAtatttggaaatgaaataaagatggtGAATGAGAGCCTAAAAAATATAGCCTATGGAAATTTACCATAATCCAGAAAATACCTTTTCTAGTAGCATTTAAAGACAGACACAAAAAGGAAATGATCAGCCAAATAACTGTAAagtggtttattttcttttaccaaTAATatgatttgcttcaaaataatgtgAGGTTGAGGTTAGGGATGGAATAATGAAACCAAAGTGCCCTTAAGTTCTGTTTGTTGTAGATGGGTATGAGGACATGGGGATTAATCgtactattatatttttatgtaagcaTGAAATTTCCTGTAATAAAACTTTTAAAGCCATGATGTTATCGGAGAGCTccaagaaatgaaatgtggaataatgATAGAAGCCAGGGTACGATGAATTTTGACCTTAAGCAAACTGAAATAaatgtggtttgtttgttttggttttttgtttgttttttgttttgagacactcgctctgttgcccaggttggagtacaatggtgcgatctcggctcactgcaacctccgcctcctgggttcaagcgattctcctgcatcagcctcctgagtagctgggattacaggcatgcgccaccatgcagggctaatttttgtatttttagtagaaacggagttttaccatgttggccaggctagtcttgaactcctgacctcaggtgatccacctgtctcagcctcccaaagaaataaatgtatcaATGAACAGATAACATAGTTTGTGTAATTTTAAGTTGGAGTAAAGACCGTGAACAAGgacttattgaaaaaaaaaaacacagatgtaCAACAAAGATATAACATCAGATAATAGGGTTTATAAAAGTGATTTAGAGGAACTCCAGAAGTATTTGTCCAATTATTCTTAAGTCACAGTACACAAGGCCTTCTCATTGAATTTATTGAATGGCCAAAGGAACAGGTGTAAATGCAGAAAAGAACAGACATTACTATTTGGATCTGTGACACTATATTGAGATCATGTAATTTGTTAATGAACTGAGAAGTACATAGACTATCAAATGCTCCTTTGTTATACATCCGGCAAAGTTAATGTAGCTTTAACACCTAACCAATCTATAATTTAGAGTACGAAGTGTCTTGCTCTTGAAATGAACAAAGACAACCATTAAGCTACCACAGTCAACAGTAGAGGCATACCAATTGAATACAGCAAAATGACATGTTTTCTGTTGTGTGttgtataaaagttaaaattggaAAAGAGGGGGAGAAATCAGTGTAAACTGAGAACAATGAACGTATCTCCTATTTATAAATAAGTAACACTGCCCAAAGAAAAACCTATGTGGAAAGAGACCACCCGACCAAGAAcataaaaaaatttccaaaggcCTGGTAGCTGAAAAGAAGTGAAATGATAGCAGAAGAAATGACCATGCCATATAGTACAGAAAGGGCCTTtgtatttctttgcattttttcttttttttttgagatggggtctcattacattgaccaggctggtctccaactcttggcctcaagcgatcctctcgttttggcttcccaaagtgctgggattacaggcgtgagcctggactttctttgttttatatatatatatatatatatatattttttttttttttgagaccaagtctcgttctgttgcccacgctggagtgcagtggcatgattacggctcactgcaacctctgcctcctgggttcaagtgattcttgtgcctcagcctcccaagtagctgggattccaggcgcatgccaccatgcccggctaattttttttgtatttttagtagagacagg is a window encoding:
- the C18H16orf46 gene encoding uncharacterized protein C16orf46 homolog — its product is MDLCQKNETDLENAENNEIQFTEETEPTYTCPDGKSEKNHVYCLLDISDITLEQDEKAKEFIIGTGWEEAVQGWGRTSPAACIWPRKTPKKARVGEGACSDCLVCVNLSHWSLETKPPTEGGPEKDQSSPSQTQAAPQGPSTASRAISNICFPTYFRAEKKSLQIKEFIWCNKDWAIPDTNRGKALGNPSGGAHRGLSIPGPLTSRALLVLPPLKASLSNALDVLGKKSKNSFLQSEEKVLSVEKDGCVACAYGLKTADEKGEKRPSELAKHPMVNNTPSSPSPAARTSLLADPEQRCLHWSLLSEKNLACPPDPSNVRYLAALQLLQKRGVQNYKSKFKAKEPRSPVITQKHVLPKAKQENRPQMLETKVFPRPLLPSLTVSRVVIPVSTHRIL